In the genome of Paraburkholderia caribensis, the window GTGCTGTGGGCCGTTGGAACCTTGCCTGTCCTGCTGGCGCTGCTGGTGTCGACCGTCAAGACGCTGCGACGGCATGAAGCGGGCGTCGATGTGCTCGCGCTTCTTGCCATCGGTTTCGCACTGGGCCTCAGCGAGTTTCTCACCGCCGCCGTGATCTCGCTGATGCTGGCGAGCGGACGGGCGCTCGAAGCGTACGCACAGGCGCGGGCACACCGCGAAATGACTGCCTTACTAAGTCGCGCTCCGCGTCACGCCAACCGCTTTGAGGGCGGTGAGTGGCGCCGTGTCGAACTGGATGCGGTACATCCCGGCGATCGTCTGCTGGTCCGAAGCGGTGATCTCGTTCCTGTCGATGGCTCGTTAATCGGCCACGCTCAATTGGATGAGTCCACGCTCACCGGGGAGTCCATCATCCAGCAACGCTCACCCGGCGAACCGGTCAATAGCGGCGTCGTAAGTGTCGGCGCGGCATTCGAGATGGTCGCTGCCGCGAGCGCGGCAGACAGTACGTTCGCCGGGATCGTGCGAATGGTGCAGTCAGCGCAGCGCGAGCGCAGTCCAGCAAGCCGTCTTGCCGATCGCTACGCGTTGTGGTTCGTGTTTGCCGCCCTTGCACTTGCCGCGGGTAGCTGGATGATCTCCGGAGAAATCAACAGGGCGCTTGCGGTGCTTGTCGTTGCAACCCCGTGCCCACTGATTCTTGCGGTTCCTGTGGCCATTGTTTCCGGCATGTCGCGTTGCGCGAAGCGCGGCGTGCTCGTCAAAGGTGGGGCTGCATTGGAAAGGCTCGCGCAAGCGAGCGTGCTGTTCTTCGACAAAACAGGAACGCTGACGGGAGGGCACGCGCGCCTCGTCGCAATTGAAGCCGCTACCGGCACGTCTCCCGGGACGGTCCTGCGCCTTGCTGCATCTCTTGGCCAGGCATCTGCGCACGTCATATCCGAAGCGGTGACTGCGGCTGCACGCGAGCGCAATCTCGTCTTGTCACTACCCAGCCGGGTCGAGGAGCAGCCGGGTGCCGGGGTAAAGGGCGAAGTAGATGGCCATTTCGTCGCGATCGGCTCTTATGTCTTTGTGGCGTCGCTCGCGACGCCAGCACCCTGGAGCGAAGTTTTCCTTCAACGCCTGACGTACGAAGGCGCTTCCGCCGTATTCGTCGGGGTGGACGGCAGCATGGTCGGGGCTCTGCAGATGGCTGATCAGATCCGGCTTGAAACCCCACGCGCGCTGCGGCTGCTCAGGCACGAGGGCATCAAACGGCTTGTCATGCTCACGGGCGACAGACGCGATGTGGCCGAAACGGTGGGGGCAATGCTGGGCGTCACGGAGGTGCGATCCGAGCTGTCTCCGGCGGACAAGCTTGCAGCGATCCAGACGGCACGCCGTGAAGGGCCAGTCGTCATGGTTGGCGATGGCATCAACGACGCGCCCGCGCTTGCAGCTGCGGACGTCGGCGTTGCGATGGGCGCACGAGGCGCGGCGGCGTCCTCCGAGGCGGCGGACGTGGTGCTGCTGGTCGACCGGCTGGACCGGCTTGTCGAGGGGTTTCGGGTGGCGAAACACACGCGGCGAATTGCCGTCCAGAGCGTGATGGCGGGCATTGCACTGTCGGTGGCGGCAATGATCGTCGCCGCGTTCGGGTTTCTGCCGCCCCTGCCGGGCGCGTTGCTTCAGGAGATCATTGATGTGGCCGTCATCGCGAACGCGCTACGCGCGTTGCGGATCCGTTCGACGGCAATGGTGGGCGGCCTTGCCCGTGATGACGAAGATCGCTTGAAGACCGAGCATGTTGAACTTGGCCCAGTAATCGAGCAGATCAGGGAACTCGCGGACAAACTGCCCGGTTTGCCGGGACCATCCGTGGCGGGTGCCCTCGCCAGCATGAACGATTTGCTCGCACACAAGCTCGTTCCGCATGAACAGCACGACGACCTGGAAGTCTATCCGGGCCTTGCAGCCCTTCTCGGCGGAGAAGACCCGATGGCGGCGATGAGCGCCATGCACCGAGAAATCTTCCGGATCTCCCGTTTACTTCGGCAGATGACGGACACAGTGCCAGCCGCGGGACCCGATCCCGATAGCATCCGCGAAATCCAGCGCCTGCTGTATGGACTCGATGCGATCGTACGCCTGCATTGTGCCCAGGAAGAGGAACTGTTCCATACGCTCGGGGAAGGAGCGTAAAGACCGATTTCCTGTATGTGTGCGCTGGTATCGTTGTGGGCAGCGAAATACATCAGGGTCGATTACCCGGCATCCTGACCGCGAATATAGGAATTCCGTCTGAGTTCAACGGCACTGGCGCGGCAGTGCCGGCTTAGTCCCACGATAATTGAAATCACAATTGGTTTATGTGCGCTGCGGCTCAGGCGTCCTGTGTGCCGACGAGCAGTAGTGGGGATTGCGTAAGATGCGCGACTCTCCCCGCAACGCTACCAAACAGCCAACGTGATATACCACGCCTGCCATGCGTGCCCATCACAATCAATTGCGCGTGACAGTTGCTGGCTTCGCGAACGATGGTATGGGCCACATCGTCGCTGGTACGACGCGTCTTCACAAGTGCGGTACTCGACCGTATCGACACATGCGAAAGAACCGGCTCCGCGGCCGCGAGTGCATGCTTGCCTTCATCGAAGAATGCGTCCTCCAGTGCGTCGATGGGAACGAAGTCGCTCAGCCGTACCGCGCGATCGATCACATAGATGGCTCGCAAAGAAGCGTCGGGTGCCGCAAACCGCACACCAAAGCGCAGCGCGGTTGCCGCATGTGGACTTCCGTCGACCGCGAACAGGATGCGCTCCGGCAAGTGTTCGTTCTCGACGTTATAGCCTTCGGGTACTACAAGCAGCGGGCAGTGCAGAAGTTTTGACAACGCCTCGGAGACGGTCCCCTCAATCCAGCGCGTCAGCCCATGGTGGTGGCGCGCGCCTACGACGATCAGTTCGGCTTGCCATGCATTGGCTGCATTCACCAACGCTTGAACAACGACCCCGCCGCGCTTCGAGAGGTCAACCACTTCCGTCTCGATGCGTACGTCACATGACGCCAGTAAAGCTTGGGCCTGTTCGAGCGCCGCGGCCGCATCCTTCAGCAGTTCTTCGCGCACTGAATCCAGCGTGTGGCCGACATGCCGACCGCTCGGAAAGAGTGTATGCGGATTCTCGGCCACGCTCACGAGCCGGACTTCGCCACCGTGCGGGAGGAGGTGACTCGCGTAACGGAGCGCATTGCGCGATGCTTTCGATGAATCAACAGCAATGAGTACTCGGCGTGGCAATGCCGGATTGATGTCGTCGGGTCCAATCGAATTCATGGTTTACCCAGTAAGCTTATCGACCGCCATCTGTCAAGCCGGACGCCGCTGCCGCAGCTCGCTCAAGCCGACATAGCGGGGACACATACCAACTTCAGAAGCGATGGTCGTAGTTCAACCGGATCTTCGTGGGCTTCGGCTGATCCTTCTGCGTAACAATCAGATCAACGTGGTAAATGCCACTCCACGGCATCTCGAAGTCGTTGTCATATGTGACGGCGCTGCCCACCTTGACGGCATCCAGGCGCCTCTCGACTGGCTTCGTGTGAAAGTGCGTATCGTGGGCCCGGGGGCCTTTGACGCTGGCAAGTACAGTGGCGTCGCTCACGCGTCTGCCCGTGGCCGCCTCAAAGATTGCAACGGTCAGATGGTACTGGTTGGGACTCGGAGCGGTGATGTTGCTCGCCGCGTTCGATCCGGATTCTCGCAGCTTGCTGGACGGAATCACGCCGTAGTGAACGGTGAGACCGTGTGCCGTGACACTGTGGGAAAGATCGTCTGCGTAAGCAACAGCGCATACGCCAAGAAGAAGCGTCGTAAAGATTGCGTTGATCAGCTGGAGCCGCATGCGCATGTGAACCTCCCACCTGATTGATCAGGCAGACTGTGGATACCCGTGATTCTGGCCTGCTCATTGATATCGTCGCGCCTTGCGGTTTGGGTGGCTTGATTCAGATCAATCATTGCGGGCATACCAGCTCACCTCGACTTCGAGTCCGCCGAGATGTGAGCGACGCACGTCGACGCTTGCCGCGTGAAGGTCGACAATTCGCTGGACGATCGACCAGCCAAGACCACTACCGCTTTCGCTGGTACCCGGAACCCGGAAGAAGCGCTCACCCAGCCGCGAGCGATCCGCATCGGCGAGTCCTGGACCGCTGTCTCCAACCGACAGGGATGCGTTGGCGCCATCTGTCGTCGTTCTGATCAGCACGGATGCCCCAGGCGGGCTGTAACGGATGGCATTGTCCACGAGATTTCGCACCAGGGCCGCGAGCAGCATGTCGTCGCCTGCGACGTGGCAGGGTCTTTCGCCTTCGAATTCCAGTGACAACTGCTTCGCGATCGCCGTTGGCGCCAGTTCTGCGACGACACGCTGTGCAAGCGCACTCAGGTCCACCTTCGTGAGTGCGAGGGTTGCCCCGGACTCGAGTCTTGAAAGCACCAGCAGCTGGTTCACGAGACGCGTCGCGCGATCACACCCTTCGAGAGTGGCGCGTAACGCGTGCTGACGAAGAGCGTCATCCGTTTCGGCCAGCGCAACTTGAGCCTGCGTCCGAATCGCCGCAATAGGCGTGCGCAATTCATGTGCGGCGTCCGCAGTGAACCGGCGTTCTGCTTCCCATACCGTCTGGATACGCTCGAAGAGCTGATTGAGCGCGTCGAGCACCGGGGACAGCTCGGCAGGGGGTTGGGGCATCACGACGGGAGCAAGATCATCCGGGCCACGCTGGGCAATGCTTCGGCCCAGTTTCTTGAGCGGCGTCACCCCTTGCCGCACGGCCCACCAGGTCGCAAGTCCAAGAAGGGGCAAGGCGGCGGCCATAGGCCATAAGGTACCGCGCAATACCGCTAGCAGTATCGCGGTGCGCGAATCGATACGCTCGCCGACGTAGACGTGTGTATCCTCGCCTGTACCTCGCACGGAAAACACGCGCCACGCGTTCCCGTCTATCTGCACGGTCGCGAAACCCTGTTCGAACTCGCCTTTGGCGGGAATCATGGGCTCAGTCGGTGCATTGGCCGAGCGCACGACTGCCTGCCCTTCGTGAAAGATCTGGAAGGCAACCTTGGGTGCATACGGATGAGGTACCCGTGTATCGATCTCGTCATCGTCGTCAATCGATTGCGTCTGCTGCACGATCAGCAGAGCCGCTGCCTGCGCGAGGTGACTGTCGAGCAGTTCGTCGAGCTCGCTGCGGGCGTCACGCCAGATAAGAAGCGCGGTAATCAGCCATACGCCTATCACGCCGCCGATGACCAGCACCAGCAGACGACCCTGCAATGAGCGAGGCAGAATCATCACGTAGCGCAACCCTCTCGCATCAGTACGTACCCGACGCCGCGAACTGTTCTGATCAGCTCGCTGCCGAGCTTGGCGCGCAGGCGATGGACGTGCACCTCAACTGCGTTGCTCTCCACTTCCTGACCCCAGCCGTACATGGCCTGTTCCAGCTGTTCGCGCGACATCACGCGGCCCGCATTCAGCATGAGCACG includes:
- a CDS encoding heavy metal translocating P-type ATPase; its protein translation is MPRPFHSVELVLLAVSAGSLVTGIVLAALGHAALAQVLWAVGTLPVLLALLVSTVKTLRRHEAGVDVLALLAIGFALGLSEFLTAAVISLMLASGRALEAYAQARAHREMTALLSRAPRHANRFEGGEWRRVELDAVHPGDRLLVRSGDLVPVDGSLIGHAQLDESTLTGESIIQQRSPGEPVNSGVVSVGAAFEMVAAASAADSTFAGIVRMVQSAQRERSPASRLADRYALWFVFAALALAAGSWMISGEINRALAVLVVATPCPLILAVPVAIVSGMSRCAKRGVLVKGGAALERLAQASVLFFDKTGTLTGGHARLVAIEAATGTSPGTVLRLAASLGQASAHVISEAVTAAARERNLVLSLPSRVEEQPGAGVKGEVDGHFVAIGSYVFVASLATPAPWSEVFLQRLTYEGASAVFVGVDGSMVGALQMADQIRLETPRALRLLRHEGIKRLVMLTGDRRDVAETVGAMLGVTEVRSELSPADKLAAIQTARREGPVVMVGDGINDAPALAAADVGVAMGARGAAASSEAADVVLLVDRLDRLVEGFRVAKHTRRIAVQSVMAGIALSVAAMIVAAFGFLPPLPGALLQEIIDVAVIANALRALRIRSTAMVGGLARDDEDRLKTEHVELGPVIEQIRELADKLPGLPGPSVAGALASMNDLLAHKLVPHEQHDDLEVYPGLAALLGGEDPMAAMSAMHREIFRISRLLRQMTDTVPAAGPDPDSIREIQRLLYGLDAIVRLHCAQEEELFHTLGEGA
- a CDS encoding universal stress protein, whose translation is MNSIGPDDINPALPRRVLIAVDSSKASRNALRYASHLLPHGGEVRLVSVAENPHTLFPSGRHVGHTLDSVREELLKDAAAALEQAQALLASCDVRIETEVVDLSKRGGVVVQALVNAANAWQAELIVVGARHHHGLTRWIEGTVSEALSKLLHCPLLVVPEGYNVENEHLPERILFAVDGSPHAATALRFGVRFAAPDASLRAIYVIDRAVRLSDFVPIDALEDAFFDEGKHALAAAEPVLSHVSIRSSTALVKTRRTSDDVAHTIVREASNCHAQLIVMGTHGRRGISRWLFGSVAGRVAHLTQSPLLLVGTQDA
- a CDS encoding ATP-binding protein, with the translated sequence MILPRSLQGRLLVLVIGGVIGVWLITALLIWRDARSELDELLDSHLAQAAALLIVQQTQSIDDDDEIDTRVPHPYAPKVAFQIFHEGQAVVRSANAPTEPMIPAKGEFEQGFATVQIDGNAWRVFSVRGTGEDTHVYVGERIDSRTAILLAVLRGTLWPMAAALPLLGLATWWAVRQGVTPLKKLGRSIAQRGPDDLAPVVMPQPPAELSPVLDALNQLFERIQTVWEAERRFTADAAHELRTPIAAIRTQAQVALAETDDALRQHALRATLEGCDRATRLVNQLLVLSRLESGATLALTKVDLSALAQRVVAELAPTAIAKQLSLEFEGERPCHVAGDDMLLAALVRNLVDNAIRYSPPGASVLIRTTTDGANASLSVGDSGPGLADADRSRLGERFFRVPGTSESGSGLGWSIVQRIVDLHAASVDVRRSHLGGLEVEVSWYARND